ACCTGCAGCGTAAGCTCGGGCTGACGTATTTGTTCATCGGCCACGACCTGAGCGTGATCCGCCATATCTCCGACGCGGTGGCGGTGATGTACCTGGGGCGTATCGTGGAGATCGCGCCGGTGGACGTGCTTTTTGCCAACCCGGTGCACCCGTATACGCGGGCGCTTCTGTCCGCGGCTCCGGTGGCGGCGCCGGGCCGAAAATCGAACCGTATCATCTTGCCCGGCGACGTGCCGAGCCCGATCAATCCGCCTTCCGGATGCCACTTTCACCCGCGTTGCCCGGACGCGACGCCGGCCTGTTCGCGGACGCCGCAGGCGCTCACCGAGGCGGGCGAGGGCCACCGTGTGGCGTGCTCGGTGCACGCGCCGCGCGCGTGAACCTGGTTGCCGGGAAGTATGCCGATCTGGTAGGCTTATAGGCGAGGCTGGAGGAATACATGCGTCTAGACATAGCGGCACTAAGCGATATAGGGCGCCGGAAAAAGAACAACGAAGATTCCTATATCGTTATTCGAGAGGGCGCCAAGGACCTCCGCCTCTTCAAGGAAGGGGCGCTTGTCTGTGTGGCGGACGGATTGGGCGGCCACACGGGCGGCGAGATCGCCAGTAAGCTGGCGGTGAAGATCGTTGGGGAAATCGCCAAGGAGAAGCCTGCGCGGATGCCCCAGAACGGGGAATCCGTTGACGAGCGAAACGAGGGCCCGCTCCCGAAGGTTCGCACGGCGATCGAAAAGGCGAACGAGAGCATTTTCCAGACGAACAAGGATCTGGTTCGCACGCGCCGCCCCATGGGCACGACGGTTCTGACCGCGATCATCTACCCCAAGAAGACTTATATCGGCAACGTCGGCGACTCCCGATGCTACCATATCCGGGACGGCGAGATTCTGGCGCAGACCGAAGACCACTCCTGGGTTGACGAGCAGGTCAAGATGGGGCTCATGTCGAAGACAGAGGCCGAATCCGATCGCCGGAAGAATATCGTGACCCGTTGCGTGGGGACGCACGAGGAAGTGACGGTCGACACGTACCGCTGGCATATCGTGCCCGGGGACATGCTCCTGTTGTGCACGGATGGCCTGGTGAACATGATTCCGGACGAAGAGATTGTCCGGGAGTTCCAGCGGAACGCTTCGGCGGCGGAGATCGCGCAGCGGCTGGTGACGAAGGCGAACGAGGCGGGCGGCAAGGACAATATCACGGTCGTTGTGGTCAGTATCAGCCCGGCGCCGGTTCGGCTTATGTACATGCGGCTTGCGGGCTTTCTGCGCCGCCACGCCATTGGCATTGCCTGGGCGCTTTTTCTGGTGGTGTATGGGGCGCTGGCGTTCCTGGCGGGTTACCTGCTGCGGCCGTCGCTGGAGGGGCCGGCGGACGGGCCGGAGTATGAGTTGGCCGCGCCGGAAGATGAACTTCTGGCTCCGGCGGAGAATCTGTAGGCTGTTTGGTTTTTTTGGGGGGCTTCCGGGGATGTGGGGCGGGCTCTCGGGGGCGACTCGGGCCGGGACGTACCCCCGCGTTGTGGTGGCTGGCCATTGGGCCGGGTGATCCGGTTTGACGCGGGGTTTGCTTCGTTGTACGAGGCTTCTTTGCGGCGGTACGTCCCTTGGTTTGGGGCGACTCGGGCCGGGACATACCCCCGCGTTGTGGCGATTGGCCATTGGATCGGGGGATCCGGTTGGACGCGGGGTTTGCTTTGTTGTACGAGGCTTCTTTGCGGCGGTACGTCCCTTGGTTTGGGGCGACTCGGGCCGGGACGTACCCCCGCGTTGTGGTGGCTGGCCATTGGGCCGGGGATCGGTTGGACGCGGGGTTTGCTTTGTTGTGTGTCGCTTCTTTGCGGCGGTACGTCCCTTGGGGGCGGTGTCGGGGGCTCTCGCTGCGTCGGGCAGGATGCCCAACCTCCTGTGAATGAGAACGGCCCGGGCTGGCGTTTTGCCGGTCCGGGCCGATGTTTTTTATTCTGGTGGTGTGGAGCTTGATGGGGTTATGCGGAGGCTTGCTTTTCGCTTTCGGCGCCGTCTTCTTTCTTCGCGCGCTTCTTTTTCTTTGAGGAGATGTAGCGGCGTCCGCTGTCTTCGGTGCGGGCGGCTTCGCCTGCGGGGCCGCGCCCGAAGTAGTTGTCCCACACGAGGACAACGGGGCTGGCGACGAAGATGGAGGAGTAGGTGCCGACGAGGATACCGATGATGAGGGCGAGGGCGAAGTCCTGGATGTCGGCGCCGCCGAATATGAAGAGCATAGAGCACACGAAGAGCGTGGTGACCGAGGTGAGCAAGGTGCGGCTGAGGGTGGCGTTGATGGCGATATCGATGATATCGGCGAGTTTTTTCCCTCGGCCCTTGAGTGCGGCGAAGTCCTCGCGGATGCGGTCGAACACGACGATGGTGTCGTTGAGGGAGTAGCCGATAACGGTAAGGATGGCGGCAATCACGGCCAGGTTTATCTGTCGTCCGAGGAGTGCGAATATGCCGAGGGTGATAAAGACGTCGTGCACGATCGCGAC
This is a stretch of genomic DNA from Candidatus Hydrogenedentota bacterium. It encodes these proteins:
- a CDS encoding Stp1/IreP family PP2C-type Ser/Thr phosphatase: MRLDIAALSDIGRRKKNNEDSYIVIREGAKDLRLFKEGALVCVADGLGGHTGGEIASKLAVKIVGEIAKEKPARMPQNGESVDERNEGPLPKVRTAIEKANESIFQTNKDLVRTRRPMGTTVLTAIIYPKKTYIGNVGDSRCYHIRDGEILAQTEDHSWVDEQVKMGLMSKTEAESDRRKNIVTRCVGTHEEVTVDTYRWHIVPGDMLLLCTDGLVNMIPDEEIVREFQRNASAAEIAQRLVTKANEAGGKDNITVVVVSISPAPVRLMYMRLAGFLRRHAIGIAWALFLVVYGALAFLAGYLLRPSLEGPADGPEYELAAPEDELLAPAENL